From Longimicrobium sp., one genomic window encodes:
- a CDS encoding surface-adhesin E family protein: protein MSASVDDPVPSAVATVVRRKKPPPGRKRRRCRSWLALTQGLTGGMLVVGDNRRYCWPPSRFDPPASSKRMRCSAPFLAYAAATCFMLLTGCEAIRTEMEAANKGWRRISSSPRLTAFVEEESVVRHGSYVNVWVRVEFAQLEDGPPQHNKATLYLQADCDTGVLRVLRGNYYLLGKFVGEVPPEETAETRPVTPGTTGGSVHKFACGKK from the coding sequence ATGTCCGCGTCCGTGGACGATCCTGTCCCTTCGGCCGTAGCGACAGTGGTGAGACGAAAAAAGCCGCCTCCGGGTCGGAAGCGGCGCCGTTGTCGCAGTTGGCTGGCACTCACGCAGGGGTTGACCGGCGGGATGCTTGTAGTCGGAGACAACCGCCGCTATTGTTGGCCCCCTTCGCGTTTTGACCCCCCTGCCAGTTCCAAGCGTATGAGATGCTCGGCACCATTCCTCGCATACGCTGCCGCCACGTGCTTCATGTTGCTCACGGGGTGCGAGGCCATCAGAACCGAGATGGAAGCGGCAAACAAGGGTTGGCGGCGAATCTCGTCGAGCCCAAGACTTACCGCCTTTGTCGAAGAAGAGTCAGTTGTGCGACACGGCTCATACGTGAACGTGTGGGTACGGGTCGAGTTCGCCCAGTTGGAGGACGGCCCTCCGCAGCACAACAAGGCGACTCTTTACCTTCAGGCTGATTGCGACACGGGTGTCCTGCGCGTGTTGCGAGGCAACTACTACCTTCTGGGTAAGTTTGTCGGAGAAGTGCCGCCGGAGGAGACTGCTGAGACTCGCCCGGTCACTCCCGGAACGACGGGAGGGAGCGTGCACAAATTCGCCTGCGGAAAGAAGTAG
- a CDS encoding HNH endonuclease signature motif containing protein, whose translation MAHKYTDARPAIPADLRRAVSVESGHACAIARCGEHTYLEVHHINGNRGDNRHENLILLCDKHHKMAHAGLIDRKAVAEYKAALRRDHHAALAERVARLEELLKAHPAPGTHDLVARVAQAKDGDAGIPTLSYASGAQLSALTLEQLALTRFERQRKVSLFRSVQVRSGDVRLQLDALFRAPEGQHDLVVEVRWLRKRYLDAPVWARQVAAATDAYSLFTGRPTRGVLIFVTPARPWAKVADLDSTSQELSRLENPPEVVVYNYDELGFTPAAMSADLLRSTQTSTSSDDPSPDNAG comes from the coding sequence ATGGCACACAAGTACACTGATGCGCGTCCGGCTATCCCCGCCGACCTGCGCCGCGCGGTGTCTGTTGAGTCCGGACATGCTTGTGCCATCGCGCGGTGCGGGGAGCACACGTACCTCGAGGTTCATCACATCAACGGAAACAGAGGCGACAATCGCCACGAGAACCTGATCCTGCTGTGCGACAAACATCACAAGATGGCGCACGCTGGGCTCATCGACAGAAAGGCGGTTGCTGAGTACAAGGCAGCACTTCGCCGCGACCACCATGCGGCTCTAGCAGAACGGGTGGCGAGGCTTGAGGAACTGCTGAAGGCGCACCCAGCACCAGGGACGCACGACCTCGTGGCTCGCGTAGCGCAGGCAAAGGATGGAGACGCGGGCATTCCGACGCTCTCGTACGCGAGTGGCGCACAGCTGTCGGCGCTCACGCTTGAGCAGCTCGCACTCACGCGATTCGAGCGGCAGCGCAAGGTGTCACTCTTCCGCAGTGTGCAAGTCCGGAGCGGCGATGTACGTCTCCAGCTCGACGCACTCTTTCGCGCCCCCGAGGGACAGCACGACCTCGTTGTCGAAGTGCGCTGGCTCAGGAAGCGGTACCTGGACGCTCCGGTATGGGCTCGTCAGGTCGCGGCGGCGACCGACGCGTATTCTCTGTTCACTGGTCGCCCAACGCGCGGCGTCCTGATCTTCGTCACGCCCGCTCGCCCATGGGCGAAGGTCGCCGACCTTGACTCAACATCACAGGAGTTGTCGAGGCTGGAGAACCCACCAGAGGTGGTGGTCTACAACTATGATGAGCTTGGATTCACGCCCGCTGCCATGAGCGCTGACCTGCTACGGTCGACTCAGACGTCAACTTCATCGGACGATCCATCGCCTGACAATGCAGGCTAA
- a CDS encoding SGNH/GDSL hydrolase family protein: MPHIVLLGDSIFDNASYVAGGPDVVAHLKREMPEGWRATLSAIDGATTGSIPVQYGRIPRDATHLVLSIGGNDALMNVDILQRRASTVADALGHLADMRDRFENAYRGVVAQLLRNDLPLTVCTIYNGNFGDHVMQRLAPTALIMFNDAILRTAFELGLPAIELRIVCSEPEDYANPIEPSVQGGHKIAKAIIRAIEGQEGARGAPVFV; the protein is encoded by the coding sequence ATGCCGCATATCGTTCTTCTCGGGGACAGCATCTTCGACAACGCGTCGTACGTGGCGGGCGGCCCGGACGTGGTTGCGCACCTGAAGCGCGAGATGCCCGAGGGATGGCGCGCCACGCTTTCCGCCATCGACGGCGCGACCACGGGGAGCATTCCCGTGCAGTACGGCCGCATTCCGCGCGACGCCACGCACCTTGTGCTCAGCATCGGCGGCAACGACGCGCTGATGAACGTCGACATCCTGCAGCGCCGCGCATCCACCGTCGCCGACGCGCTGGGGCACCTGGCCGACATGCGCGACCGCTTCGAGAACGCCTACCGCGGCGTGGTCGCGCAGCTGCTCAGGAACGACCTGCCGCTCACCGTCTGCACCATCTACAACGGCAACTTCGGCGACCACGTGATGCAGCGGCTGGCCCCCACGGCACTCATCATGTTCAACGATGCGATCCTGCGGACGGCCTTCGAGTTGGGGCTGCCCGCAATCGAGCTGCGCATCGTCTGCAGCGAGCCGGAGGACTACGCCAACCCCATCGAGCCGTCGGTGCAGGGCGGGCACAAGATCGCCAAGGCCATCATCCGCGCCATCGAAGGCCAGGAGGGTGCGCGGGGCGCCCCCGTCTTCGTCTGA
- a CDS encoding patatin-like phospholipase family protein gives MTDADPQPSPGPRTVLVLGGGGMKGTAHVGVWKALDEAGIVPDAIIGTSIGALIGASIAGGMGWRDLGELARSLTREDIVSINRRAVWMGGVREEAVFDGGHFRRYLSANLPLKSFAEAGIPLRINAVSLMGCGEVWFGTGVREDVDPVDAVYASCAIPIYFPPLRLDGDVLVDGGILNVLPVKQAFEWGAERVIAVDVGSEILPPAAGHFDRGMIAIHDRILTMNIAAQRVRALEEWKGLPVTHVRPRIGHLGSWDFHRTQYFLEEGYRAMKEALARFPK, from the coding sequence TTGACCGACGCAGATCCGCAGCCGTCCCCGGGGCCGCGCACCGTGCTGGTGCTGGGCGGCGGAGGGATGAAGGGCACCGCGCACGTGGGCGTGTGGAAGGCGCTGGACGAGGCGGGCATCGTCCCCGACGCCATCATCGGCACCAGCATCGGCGCGCTGATCGGGGCATCCATCGCGGGCGGCATGGGGTGGCGGGACCTGGGCGAGCTGGCGCGCAGCCTGACGCGCGAGGACATCGTTTCCATCAACCGGCGCGCGGTGTGGATGGGCGGCGTGCGCGAGGAGGCCGTGTTCGACGGCGGGCACTTCCGCCGCTACCTGTCGGCGAACCTGCCGCTGAAGTCGTTCGCCGAGGCCGGGATTCCGCTGCGGATCAACGCGGTGTCGCTGATGGGGTGCGGCGAGGTGTGGTTCGGCACGGGGGTGCGCGAGGACGTGGACCCGGTGGATGCGGTGTACGCGTCGTGCGCCATTCCCATCTACTTTCCGCCCCTGCGGCTGGACGGGGACGTGCTGGTGGATGGGGGCATCTTGAACGTGCTTCCCGTGAAGCAGGCGTTCGAGTGGGGGGCGGAGCGGGTGATCGCGGTGGACGTGGGTTCGGAGATCCTGCCACCCGCCGCCGGCCACTTCGACCGCGGGATGATCGCCATCCACGACCGCATTCTCACGATGAACATCGCCGCGCAGCGTGTGCGCGCGCTCGAAGAGTGGAAGGGGCTGCCCGTGACGCACGTCAGGCCCCGCATCGGGCACCTGGGCTCGTGGGACTTCCACCGCACGCAGTACTTCCTGGAGGAGGGCTACCGCGCCATGAAGGAAGCCCTCGCGCGTTTTCCGAAATAA
- a CDS encoding potassium channel family protein, which yields MSTDGRRARIYRHLQNGGTNPLIWAVIGTVVGIGDTLVAAPFLNSVFTAPIFLLVIAVPIASLVAVLVFYPSHERRLSSLVALYFSLILIFSVLHFQLVLFFDEGHIAYDGIHPAWKWLGGTQGRILEVGNVIQSFADCFHFSVVTMTTVGYGDMTPTRWYSRLLSDVQILIGLGVVVVGVGRYFAGLTAKE from the coding sequence GTGTCAACAGACGGGCGTAGAGCGAGAATCTACCGTCATCTCCAGAATGGTGGCACCAATCCGCTGATCTGGGCCGTGATAGGAACGGTAGTCGGCATTGGGGATACCCTTGTCGCAGCTCCATTTCTCAATTCTGTTTTTACTGCACCGATTTTTCTACTGGTAATAGCGGTTCCAATTGCCTCGTTAGTCGCCGTTCTCGTTTTCTATCCGAGCCATGAGCGGCGGCTGAGTAGTTTAGTCGCTCTTTACTTTTCGCTGATCCTAATCTTCTCCGTTCTCCATTTTCAACTGGTGCTGTTTTTTGACGAAGGACACATAGCCTACGATGGTATTCATCCAGCATGGAAGTGGCTGGGAGGTACGCAGGGACGGATACTCGAGGTAGGAAACGTGATCCAGTCGTTCGCGGATTGCTTCCACTTTAGCGTCGTGACTATGACGACGGTCGGTTACGGCGATATGACTCCTACAAGATGGTACAGCCGGCTCTTATCCGACGTTCAGATTCTCATTGGTCTGGGCGTAGTTGTCGTCGGGGTAGGACGATATTTTGCGGGTCTCACGGCCAAGGAGTAA